Part of the Oscillibacter hominis genome is shown below.
CTGCGCCCGGGCCAACGCCGACTTTGGAAAGCTGAGTCGCCGGCAGGCGGATGCCATCGGGGCAGTGTGTGAGAAGCTGCGCGGGGGAGAGTATGAGGAGGAGTTCCCCCTTTCGGTCTGGCAGACCGGCAGCGGCACCCAGACCAATATGAACGTCAACGAGGTGATCGCCCACCTGGCCGCCGAGCAGGGGGTGGAACTCCACCCCAACGACCACGTGAACGCCTCCCAGAGCTCCAACGACACCTTCCCCTCGGCGCTGCACATTGCGTCGGCGCTGGCGGTGGTGGAGCAGGTGTTGCCGGCGGCCGGGAGGCTGGAGGAGACCTTTGCCCGGCTGGAGCGGGAAAATGGGGATGTGATCCGCATTGGCCGCACCCATTTGCAGGATGCCACGCCCCTGCGCTTTTCCCAGGAGATCTCCGGCTGGCGGGAACTGGTGGCGGCGCCCTGCCGGATGCTGAGGGCCGCCCTGCCGGAGCTCTGCGCCCTGGCCATCGGGGGCACGGCAGTGGGCACGGGGCTCAACGCGCCCAAGGGCTTCGACCGGGCGGTGTGCCGGGAGCTGAGCGGCCTGACCGGCGTGGAGTTCGTGCCGGATGAAAATAAGTTCCACGCCCTCACCAGCAAAGACGCCCTGACCTTTGCCCACGGCGCCCTGAAGGCCCTGGCGGCCAACCTGATGAAGATTGCCAACGACATCCGCTGGGAATCCAGCGGCCCCCGCTGCGGCATGGGGGAGATCCACATCCCGGAGAACGAGCCCGGTTCCTCCATCATGCCCGGCAAGGTGAATCCCACCCAGTGCGAGGCCGTGACCATGGTGGCGGTACAGGTCATGGGCAACGACGCGGCCATCGGCTTTGCCGCCTCCCAGGGCAATTTCCAGCTGAACGTTTTTTTGCCCGTGTGCGCCTATAACTTCCTCCAATCCGCCCGGCTGCTGGCCGACTGTATGGACTCCTTCCGCAAAAACTGTGTGGAGGGGATCACCGCCGACCGGGAGCAGATGGCTTACAACCTGAACAACTCCCTGATGCTGGTCACCTGCCTGACGCCGGAGATCGGCTATGAACAGGCGGCCCAGTGCGCCAAGAAGGCGCTGCGGGAGGGGATTACGCTGAAAGAGGCGGTGGTGTCCTTGGGACTACTCAGTGCCGAGGAATTTGACGAGGCCGTACGGCCGGAAAAGATGGTGTGATATGTTGGGACTGCGGCCGTATCAGATCGGCGACGCCGCCTATGTGGCCGGATGGGTGAGGGACCGGCGAACGCTGCTCCTGTGGTCGGGCCGGAGGTTTGCGGATGAGGAGCTTCCACTGAAGCCGGAGCGGTTCCACGGCCAGTACCTGGCACGGGCGGCGGAGCCGCTGTGGCCCATGACCGCCTTCGACGAGACCGGGACCCCGGTGGGCCATTTGAATCTGCGCTGGCCGGACGCCTCCGACCGGAGGACCGTGCGCATTGGGTTTGTCATTGTGGACGATGCCCTGCGCGGGCGGGGCGTGGGCCGGGAGATGGTGTCCATGGCCTGCCGCTACGCGCTGGACTATCTCAGGGCGGAGCGGGTGACGCTTGGGGTGTTCGCGGACAACCCTGCGGCCCTCCGCTGCTATGAGTCCATCGGATTTGAGCGGGTCGGCGAGAGCGAGTATCCCATTGGGGAGGAGCGCCTCCCGGGGATTGAACTGGAATTGAGAACATGAGAAAGGAAAGCCGCCGAAGGCGGCGGGTGATGAAATGGACTATGGGAGAGAATCACTGAAGAAGCACTATGAGTGGAAGGGGAAGCTGGAGGTAGCGCCGCGGGCGGCGGTGGACAGCCGGGAGGCGCTGTCGCTGGCCTATACGCCTGGGGTGGCGGCGCCCTGTTTGGAGATAGAGAAGGACGTGGAGAAGAGTTATGAGCTGACCCGGCGGTGGAACACGGTGGCCGTGGTCACGGACGGGTCAGCCGTGCTGGGGCTGGGCGACATCGGGCCGGAGGCGGGCATGCCGGTGATGGAGGGCAAGTGCGTCCTCTTCAAGGCCTTTGGTGGCGTGGACGCCATCCCGCTGTGCATCAGGAGCCAGAAGGTGGAGGAGATCGTCAACACGGTGGCGCTGCTTGCCGGCTCCTTCGGCGGCGTGAACCTGGAGGACATCTCCGCGCCCCGGTGCTTTGAGATCGAGGAAAAGCTGAA
Proteins encoded:
- the fumC gene encoding class II fumarate hydratase, which gives rise to MHQRIEHDTMGEVLVDADRHWGAQTQRSLENFRIGTEKMPREILTAFAALKEACARANADFGKLSRRQADAIGAVCEKLRGGEYEEEFPLSVWQTGSGTQTNMNVNEVIAHLAAEQGVELHPNDHVNASQSSNDTFPSALHIASALAVVEQVLPAAGRLEETFARLERENGDVIRIGRTHLQDATPLRFSQEISGWRELVAAPCRMLRAALPELCALAIGGTAVGTGLNAPKGFDRAVCRELSGLTGVEFVPDENKFHALTSKDALTFAHGALKALAANLMKIANDIRWESSGPRCGMGEIHIPENEPGSSIMPGKVNPTQCEAVTMVAVQVMGNDAAIGFAASQGNFQLNVFLPVCAYNFLQSARLLADCMDSFRKNCVEGITADREQMAYNLNNSLMLVTCLTPEIGYEQAAQCAKKALREGITLKEAVVSLGLLSAEEFDEAVRPEKMV
- a CDS encoding GNAT family N-acetyltransferase, with product MLGLRPYQIGDAAYVAGWVRDRRTLLLWSGRRFADEELPLKPERFHGQYLARAAEPLWPMTAFDETGTPVGHLNLRWPDASDRRTVRIGFVIVDDALRGRGVGREMVSMACRYALDYLRAERVTLGVFADNPAALRCYESIGFERVGESEYPIGEERLPGIELELRT